In Melospiza melodia melodia isolate bMelMel2 chromosome 30, bMelMel2.pri, whole genome shotgun sequence, a single window of DNA contains:
- the LOC134431119 gene encoding keratin, type I cytoskeletal 15-like isoform X1 yields the protein MSCSIKRTSSTSYRSGGGGGGACGGSGGRSSSVSCRRYASSVIGGGSYGGGLSMGSMGGMGGMGGMGSMGSMAGGFGGGFAGSCGPGGDLLLGGNEKVTMQNLNDRLASYLDKVRMLEEENAQLEHHIREWYRKQAPSVSKDYSSYYQTIEQLQSQIISATVDNNRMLLDIDNSKMTADDFRMKYENELVIRQTVEADINGLRNLMDDLTLVRSSLESELESLKDELIALKRNHEEEMRQLQSQTGGDVSVEVNAAPGQDLTKILNDLRDEYEQIIEKNRREVEQWYEVKIQEVNQQVTSSSQDIQTSSHQLSELRREMQNLEIELQAQLSTKSSLENSLAETESRYGFLMQQIQVQVNSVEEELASIRCEMEGQSQEYKMLLGIKTRLEQEIQQYRALLNEGQQDLVASQGAFQGGGKSSQSYSASFSHSQCGEMSGQSRVC from the exons ATGAGCTGCAGCATCAAGAGAACGTCCAGCACCTCGTACCGCAGCGGAGGAGGAGGTGGCGGTGCCTgcgggggcagcggcggccgcaGCTCCTCCGTGTCCTGCCGGCGCTACGCCTCCTCCGTCATCGGCGGGGGCAGCTACGGCGGCGGCCTCAGCATGGGCAGCATGGGCGGCATGGGCGGCATGGGCGGCATGGGCAGCATGGGCAGCATGGCCGGGGGCTTTGGCGGGGGCTTTGCGGGCAGCTGCGGCCCCGGCGGGGACCTGCTGCTCGGCGGCAATGAGAAGGTCACCATGCAGAACCTCAACGACCGCCTGGCCTCTTACCTGGACAAGGTGCGGATGCTGGAGGAAGAGAACGCTCAGCTTGAGCACCACATCCGGGAGTGGTACAGGAAACAAGCTCCCAGCGTTTCCAAGGACTACAGCTCCTACTACCAGACCATCGAACAACTCCAAAGTCAG ATTATTTCTGCCACTGTGGACAACAACAGAATGCTTCTGGACATTGATAACAGCAAGATGACTGCTGATGACTTCAGAATGAA gtaCGAGAATGAGCTGGTCATCCGTCAGACCGTGGAGGCTGACATCAACGGCCTGAGAAATCTCATGGATGACCTGACTCTGGTTAGATCTTCACTGGAATCTGAGCTGGAGTCCTTGAAGGATGAGCTGATTGCTCTCAAGAGAAACCATGAGGAG GAAATGAGGCAGCTCCAGTCCCAAACTGGTGGCGATGTCAGCGTGGAGGTCAATGCTGCCCCTGGACAAGACTTGACAAAGATCCTGAATGACCTGAGAGATGAATATGAGCAGATCATTGAGAAGAACCGCAGGGAGGTGGAGCAGTGGTATGAGGTCAAG ATCCAAGAAGTCAACCAGCAGGTCACTTCCAGCAGCCAGGACATCCAGACCAGCAGCCACCAGCTGAGCGAGCTGAGGCGCGAGATGCAGAACCTGGAGATCGAactgcaggcacagctcagcaCG AAAAGCTCTCTGGAAAACTCCCTGGCAGAAACCGAGTCTCGCTATGGATTCTTGATGCAGCAAATCCAGGTGCAGGTCAACTCCGTGGAGGAGGAGCTGGCCAGCATCCGCTGTGAGATGGAGGGGCAGAGCCAGGAGTACAAGATGCTCCTGGGGATAAAAACTCGTCTGGAGCAGGAGATCCAGCAGTACCGGGCACTGCTGAATGAGGGGCAGCAGGATCTTGT tgcctcccaaggagctttcCAAGGAGGTGGAAAATCCTCCCAGTCATATTCTGCTTCCTTCTCTCATTCCCAGTGTGGAGAAATGTCAG GGCAGTCCAGAGTGTGCTAG
- the LOC134431119 gene encoding keratin, type I cytoskeletal 15-like isoform X2 produces MSCSIKRTSSTSYRSGGGGGGACGGSGGRSSSVSCRRYASSVIGGGSYGGGLSMGSMGGMGGMGGMGSMGSMAGGFGGGFAGSCGPGGDLLLGGNEKVTMQNLNDRLASYLDKVRMLEEENAQLEHHIREWYRKQAPSVSKDYSSYYQTIEQLQSQIISATVDNNRMLLDIDNSKMTADDFRMKYENELVIRQTVEADINGLRNLMDDLTLVRSSLESELESLKDELIALKRNHEEEMRQLQSQTGGDVSVEVNAAPGQDLTKILNDLRDEYEQIIEKNRREVEQWYEVKIQEVNQQVTSSSQDIQTSSHQLSELRREMQNLEIELQAQLSTKSSLENSLAETESRYGFLMQQIQVQVNSVEEELASIRCEMEGQSQEYKMLLGIKTRLEQEIQQYRALLNEGQQDLVASQGAFQGGGKSSQSYSASFSHSQCGEMSGQSRVC; encoded by the exons ATGAGCTGCAGCATCAAGAGAACGTCCAGCACCTCGTACCGCAGCGGAGGAGGAGGTGGCGGTGCCTgcgggggcagcggcggccgcaGCTCCTCCGTGTCCTGCCGGCGCTACGCCTCCTCCGTCATCGGCGGGGGCAGCTACGGCGGCGGCCTCAGCATGGGCAGCATGGGCGGCATGGGCGGCATGGGCGGCATGGGCAGCATGGGCAGCATGGCCGGGGGCTTTGGCGGGGGCTTTGCGGGCAGCTGCGGCCCCGGCGGGGACCTGCTGCTCGGCGGCAATGAGAAGGTCACCATGCAGAACCTCAACGACCGCCTGGCCTCTTACCTGGACAAGGTGCGGATGCTGGAGGAAGAGAACGCTCAGCTTGAGCACCACATCCGGGAGTGGTACAGGAAACAAGCTCCCAGCGTTTCCAAGGACTACAGCTCCTACTACCAGACCATCGAACAACTCCAAAGTCAG ATTATTTCTGCCACTGTGGACAACAACAGAATGCTTCTGGACATTGATAACAGCAAGATGACTGCTGATGACTTCAGAATGAA gtaCGAGAATGAGCTGGTCATCCGTCAGACCGTGGAGGCTGACATCAACGGCCTGAGAAATCTCATGGATGACCTGACTCTGGTTAGATCTTCACTGGAATCTGAGCTGGAGTCCTTGAAGGATGAGCTGATTGCTCTCAAGAGAAACCATGAGGAG GAAATGAGGCAGCTCCAGTCCCAAACTGGTGGCGATGTCAGCGTGGAGGTCAATGCTGCCCCTGGACAAGACTTGACAAAGATCCTGAATGACCTGAGAGATGAATATGAGCAGATCATTGAGAAGAACCGCAGGGAGGTGGAGCAGTGGTATGAGGTCAAG ATCCAAGAAGTCAACCAGCAGGTCACTTCCAGCAGCCAGGACATCCAGACCAGCAGCCACCAGCTGAGCGAGCTGAGGCGCGAGATGCAGAACCTGGAGATCGAactgcaggcacagctcagcaCG AAAAGCTCTCTGGAAAACTCCCTGGCAGAAACCGAGTCTCGCTATGGATTCTTGATGCAGCAAATCCAGGTGCAGGTCAACTCCGTGGAGGAGGAGCTGGCCAGCATCCGCTGTGAGATGGAGGGGCAGAGCCAGGAGTACAAGATGCTCCTGGGGATAAAAACTCGTCTGGAGCAGGAGATCCAGCAGTACCGGGCACTGCTGAATGAGGGGCAGCAGGATCTTGT tgcctcccaaggagctttcCAAGGAGGTGGAAAATCCTCCCAGTCATATTCTGCTTCCTTCTCTCATTCCCAGTGTGGAGAAATGTCAG